A section of the Mergibacter septicus genome encodes:
- a CDS encoding Dyp-type peroxidase has product MKIQSGILLEHSKAAIFIEAKINDYAKVATACKEIHTSLTHLQHQHPDAKLGLVIAFGHSAWRHYSSTTASELKTFQPLGKGDFVAPATQRDLLIHIISLHPDVNFSLALEVMRLFNTSISIDEETHGFRWIEERDFTGFVDGTENPQGEDRPQVATINQGIDAGGSYVLTQRWVHHLAQWHTMSQTEQEQVIGRTKPDSVELDDVPENSHVGRVDLKENGQGLKILRQSLPYGKASGEHGLYFIAYCARLHNIEQQLLSMYGYLDGKTDRLLEFTQAVSGSYYFAPPLDMLLNLS; this is encoded by the coding sequence ATGAAAATACAAAGTGGAATTTTATTAGAACATTCTAAAGCCGCAATTTTTATTGAAGCGAAGATTAATGATTATGCTAAGGTCGCAACAGCTTGTAAAGAAATACATACTTCACTAACCCATTTACAACACCAACACCCCGATGCAAAATTAGGTTTAGTCATTGCATTTGGGCATTCCGCTTGGCGGCATTATTCATCAACCACTGCATCTGAACTTAAAACATTTCAGCCTTTAGGTAAAGGGGATTTTGTTGCACCAGCAACACAGAGAGATTTACTAATCCATATTATTTCATTACACCCTGATGTTAATTTCTCATTAGCCTTAGAAGTTATGCGTTTATTTAATACCAGCATTAGTATTGATGAAGAAACTCACGGATTTCGTTGGATCGAAGAACGAGACTTTACTGGCTTTGTTGATGGTACTGAGAATCCTCAAGGAGAGGATCGTCCACAGGTTGCAACGATTAATCAAGGTATTGATGCTGGTGGTAGTTATGTCTTAACCCAACGTTGGGTACATCATTTAGCACAATGGCATACAATGAGCCAAACTGAACAAGAACAAGTGATTGGCAGAACCAAACCTGATAGTGTTGAACTTGATGATGTGCCAGAAAATTCACACGTTGGGCGAGTGGATTTAAAAGAAAACGGTCAAGGCTTAAAAATTTTACGTCAAAGTTTACCTTATGGAAAAGCTAGTGGAGAACATGGGCTTTATTTCATCGCATATTGTGCAAGATTACATAATATTGAACAGCAATTATTAAGTATGTATGGCTATCTTGATGGAAAAACGGATCGCTTATTAGAATTTACTCAAGCTGTCAGTGGTAGCTACTATTTTGCTCCACCATTAGATATGTTATTAAACTTATCGTAA
- a CDS encoding DEAD/DEAH box helicase — MIGIKLKNFQEKAVDWLYQNTELENKEAIILQAPTGSGKTIILVAYIEKYLDYHRENTVFCWFSPGKGNLETQSKEKMEKFCPQLQTGTIDDVLLGGFRPGSTYFINWEKITKKGNIAISDTERTNLYEHIARAHNKGLQFVCIIDEEHLNDTSKANDVIKALASRHEIRVSATPVAKALGEFYSINEVDVINEGLITRAMYVNFDLKAGTIESIDTETDLLIEKAVSLREQIAKEYISIGADIRPLVLVQFPNLNDTLIERVEEKLNALGYSYENGLVASWFSVETKEDKNYNSKKLGKINLGDEGKENYITRPNATPVFLLFKQALATGWDCPRAKILVKLRENMSEKFEIQTLGRLRRMPMAKHYDNDLLDNSYLYTFDEKYKLEALKIGAYETQRLFLKEKPREVELVKEIRNADLPTTGEVEIIKYLYEFLKTKYSLVNNFNENAKKLENNGYIFGKNILSSYLKGKATTLKDLEIQENMSHESINYEVDTHKHGMDLRHEIDALKKYTGLDYSSTRKILSRLFLKNTSRKYKLLSLTLKEFYAFIINNKDKIKDVFIEFSGQHIKNKQITLSIVKTEIFKIPLEENYKYRSDAKSNKVLESNAYEKYTVQMIDSAFRSTSERLFERYCDASDNVDFLYKNGDSGSQYLSIMYSDGFGRTKLFYPDYIIRLQSGEIWLIETKGGESNGQDKNIDVQVENKFKEFKRFANEYGYNFAFVRDRDEELYYNNIEYKHSLSEDEWKPLDEII, encoded by the coding sequence ATGATAGGAATTAAGCTAAAAAACTTTCAAGAAAAAGCCGTAGATTGGCTATATCAAAATACAGAATTAGAAAATAAAGAAGCTATCATATTACAAGCCCCGACTGGTTCAGGTAAGACTATTATTCTAGTTGCCTACATTGAAAAATATTTGGACTATCACAGAGAAAATACCGTTTTTTGTTGGTTCTCACCAGGTAAGGGAAATTTAGAAACACAATCTAAAGAAAAAATGGAAAAATTCTGTCCTCAACTACAAACAGGAACGATTGATGATGTGTTACTTGGAGGATTTAGACCAGGGAGTACTTATTTCATTAACTGGGAGAAGATTACTAAAAAGGGAAATATAGCAATTAGTGATACTGAAAGAACTAATTTATATGAGCATATTGCTAGGGCTCATAATAAAGGTCTGCAATTTGTTTGTATCATTGATGAGGAGCATTTAAACGATACCTCTAAGGCAAATGATGTCATTAAAGCTTTGGCAAGTAGGCATGAAATTCGTGTATCAGCAACACCAGTAGCAAAAGCGTTGGGTGAATTTTATTCAATTAATGAAGTTGATGTAATTAATGAGGGACTTATTACAAGAGCGATGTATGTCAACTTTGATTTGAAGGCTGGAACTATTGAAAGCATTGATACTGAAACAGATTTATTAATAGAAAAAGCTGTATCTTTACGAGAACAGATTGCTAAAGAATATATAAGTATTGGTGCAGATATAAGACCTCTTGTACTGGTTCAGTTTCCAAACCTTAACGATACGCTGATTGAACGAGTGGAAGAAAAACTTAACGCTTTAGGATATAGCTATGAAAACGGACTTGTAGCAAGTTGGTTCAGTGTTGAAACGAAAGAAGATAAAAACTATAATTCAAAGAAACTAGGAAAGATAAACCTTGGAGATGAAGGTAAGGAAAATTATATAACCAGACCTAATGCAACACCTGTATTTTTACTATTTAAACAAGCGTTGGCTACTGGTTGGGATTGCCCTAGAGCAAAGATACTCGTTAAGCTTAGAGAAAATATGAGTGAAAAGTTTGAGATACAAACTCTAGGACGGTTAAGACGTATGCCAATGGCAAAGCATTATGATAATGATCTTTTAGATAATTCATATTTATATACTTTTGATGAGAAATATAAACTTGAAGCTTTAAAAATTGGAGCGTATGAAACGCAAAGATTATTTTTAAAAGAAAAACCTAGGGAAGTAGAGCTTGTAAAAGAAATTAGAAATGCTGATTTACCAACGACTGGAGAGGTAGAAATTATCAAGTATTTATATGAGTTTTTAAAAACTAAATACTCATTAGTAAATAACTTTAATGAAAATGCAAAGAAATTAGAAAATAATGGTTATATCTTTGGTAAGAATATTCTTTCTAGTTATTTAAAAGGTAAGGCTACAACTCTAAAAGATCTTGAAATACAAGAAAATATGTCTCATGAAAGTATAAATTATGAGGTGGATACTCATAAGCATGGTATGGATTTAAGGCATGAAATTGATGCCTTGAAAAAATATACTGGGCTTGATTATTCTTCGACTAGAAAGATATTATCTCGTCTATTTCTTAAAAACACGAGTAGAAAATATAAATTACTAAGCCTAACTTTGAAAGAATTTTATGCTTTTATAATCAACAATAAGGACAAAATAAAAGATGTATTTATTGAATTTAGTGGGCAGCATATTAAAAATAAGCAGATAACCTTGTCAATAGTTAAAACAGAGATATTTAAAATACCTCTTGAGGAAAATTATAAGTACAGGAGCGATGCAAAATCAAATAAGGTTTTAGAGTCGAATGCTTATGAAAAGTATACTGTTCAGATGATAGATAGTGCTTTTAGATCTACAAGTGAACGCTTATTTGAACGTTATTGTGATGCTAGTGATAATGTGGATTTTCTTTATAAAAATGGAGATAGTGGAAGTCAGTATCTTTCTATTATGTATAGTGATGGTTTTGGAAGAACAAAGCTATTTTATCCAGATTATATCATTAGATTACAAAGTGGTGAAATATGGTTAATAGAAACAAAAGGTGGCGAGAGTAATGGCCAGGATAAAAATATTGATGTTCAGGTAGAGAATAAATTCAAAGAGTTTAAAAGGTTTGCTAACGAATATGGTTATAATTTTGCTTTTGTTCGTGATAGGGATGAGGAGTTGTATTATAACAATATTGAATATAAACATTCGCTTTCGGAAGATGAATGGAAACCACTAGATGAAATTATATAG
- the guaB gene encoding IMP dehydrogenase, translating into MLRVIKEALTFDDVLLVPAHSTVLPNTANLSTQLTKTIRLNIPVLSAAMDTVTEAKLAIALAQEGGIGFIHKNMSIERQADRVRKVKKFESGIVNDPITVRPETTLAEVAALTQKNKFAGYPVTTETNELVGIVTGRDTRFVSDLSQPVTAVMTPKERLVTVTEGASREQIFALMHKHRVEKVLVVDEGFKLKGMITLKDYQKSEQKPNACKDEFGRLRVGAAVGAGAGNEERIDALVKAGVDVLLIDSSHGHSEGVLQRVRETRAKYPDLQIIAGNVATAEGAIALADAGASAVKIGIGPGSICTTRIVTGVGVPQITAIADAAEALKERGIPVIADGGIRYSGDIAKAIAAGASCVMVGSMLAGTEEAPGEIELYQGRAFKSYRGMGSLGAMSKGSSDRYFQSDNAADKLVPEGIEGRIAYKGHLKEIIHQQMGGLRSCMGLTGCATIEELRTKAQFVRISGAGIKESHVHDVTITKEAPNYRMG; encoded by the coding sequence ATGCTTAGAGTAATTAAAGAAGCTTTAACTTTTGATGATGTATTATTAGTCCCAGCTCATTCAACAGTATTACCTAATACTGCCAATCTTTCCACTCAATTAACCAAAACTATCCGTCTTAATATTCCTGTTTTGTCGGCTGCAATGGATACCGTGACAGAAGCTAAATTAGCGATTGCTTTAGCACAAGAAGGTGGTATCGGTTTTATTCATAAAAATATGAGTATCGAACGCCAAGCGGATCGTGTACGTAAGGTGAAAAAATTTGAAAGTGGCATTGTCAATGATCCAATTACCGTACGTCCAGAGACGACCTTAGCTGAAGTAGCAGCATTAACCCAAAAGAATAAATTTGCAGGTTATCCCGTAACGACAGAAACAAACGAATTAGTCGGAATTGTAACTGGACGAGATACACGTTTCGTGTCTGATCTAAGCCAACCTGTTACTGCAGTGATGACTCCTAAAGAACGTCTTGTTACTGTTACAGAAGGGGCATCAAGAGAACAAATTTTTGCATTAATGCACAAACACCGTGTTGAAAAAGTGTTAGTTGTCGATGAAGGATTCAAACTAAAAGGTATGATTACCTTAAAAGATTACCAAAAATCGGAACAAAAACCGAATGCGTGTAAAGATGAATTTGGGCGTTTACGTGTCGGTGCAGCGGTTGGAGCAGGTGCAGGTAATGAGGAGCGAATTGATGCCTTAGTCAAAGCTGGAGTAGATGTATTATTGATTGATTCTTCACACGGTCATTCTGAAGGTGTCTTACAGCGTGTCCGTGAAACCCGAGCAAAATACCCAGACTTACAAATTATTGCTGGTAACGTAGCAACTGCAGAAGGTGCAATTGCCTTAGCTGATGCGGGTGCAAGTGCTGTTAAAATTGGTATTGGACCGGGATCAATCTGTACCACCCGCATTGTAACTGGTGTAGGTGTACCACAAATTACAGCCATTGCAGATGCGGCTGAAGCCTTAAAAGAAAGAGGCATACCAGTGATTGCAGACGGTGGTATCCGTTATTCAGGAGATATTGCAAAAGCAATCGCAGCAGGGGCATCTTGTGTGATGGTAGGCTCAATGTTAGCAGGTACAGAAGAAGCACCGGGTGAAATTGAACTGTATCAAGGACGTGCCTTTAAATCTTACCGTGGTATGGGATCGCTAGGTGCAATGTCAAAAGGATCGTCAGACCGCTACTTCCAATCAGACAATGCTGCAGACAAATTGGTACCAGAAGGGATTGAAGGGCGTATTGCTTATAAAGGGCATTTAAAAGAAATTATCCACCAACAAATGGGCGGATTACGTTCTTGTATGGGCTTAACTGGCTGTGCAACGATTGAAGAACTCCGCACCAAAGCTCAGTTTGTACGTATCAGTGGTGCGGGCATTAAAGAAAGCCACGTCCACGATGTAACCATCACCAAAGAAGCACCGAATTATCGAATGGGGTAA
- a CDS encoding DUF2806 domain-containing protein — protein MNLSPITCDLTPLVESIPKGVSKIFDLFFGKKIEKRKALYRLMEAQAERQARLISEGKANLDKNGNFIDFERQQSDNINQCIEYAVSSAVFKSKDCEPSNDEVSQTFFNQWREYAKNIGEDDLKIFWGKILAEEVYTPNSISLRVLNTLSMISLKEAEFFSSTLKYIIFDRYLALDFIPDNLKHGILDSLYNMGAIAHIPISGIKSFSSIQEYNKDHLHYYYFYHQQNNYCFAFHVDKEDSNAELNFELIELTSVGETLYKLAHSVNEELSINLFTTICNDLELPNTKSLSLYKLENRSITKEILSKTL, from the coding sequence ATGAATCTTTCTCCTATTACATGTGATTTAACACCTTTAGTTGAGAGTATCCCCAAAGGAGTTAGCAAAATTTTTGATTTATTTTTTGGAAAAAAAATAGAAAAGCGCAAGGCTCTTTATAGGCTAATGGAGGCACAAGCTGAAAGGCAAGCACGATTAATTAGTGAAGGTAAAGCTAACTTAGATAAAAATGGTAATTTTATTGATTTTGAAAGACAACAATCTGATAACATTAATCAATGTATAGAATATGCTGTCTCTAGCGCTGTATTTAAATCAAAAGATTGTGAGCCATCAAATGATGAAGTATCTCAGACTTTTTTTAATCAGTGGAGAGAGTACGCTAAAAATATAGGAGAAGATGATCTAAAAATTTTTTGGGGAAAAATTTTAGCTGAAGAAGTATATACTCCCAATAGTATTAGTTTAAGAGTTTTGAATACATTATCCATGATTTCTCTAAAAGAGGCTGAATTTTTTTCCTCTACATTAAAATATATTATATTCGATAGATATTTAGCTCTTGATTTTATTCCTGACAATTTAAAACATGGTATTCTTGACTCATTATATAATATGGGAGCAATAGCACATATTCCTATATCGGGTATAAAATCTTTCTCATCTATCCAAGAATATAATAAAGATCATCTACATTATTATTACTTTTATCATCAACAAAACAATTATTGCTTTGCATTTCATGTTGATAAGGAAGATTCCAATGCAGAATTAAACTTTGAGTTAATTGAATTGACATCCGTTGGAGAAACTCTATATAAATTAGCTCACTCTGTAAATGAAGAGCTATCTATTAATCTATTTACTACAATTTGTAATGATTTAGAATTACCTAATACTAAGTCATTATCATTATATAAACTGGAAAATCGTTCTATTACTAAAGAAATTTTATCTAAAACCTTATAA
- a CDS encoding DUF262 domain-containing protein — MDTNKVKVISDLIEKNQRIFKIPVYQRNYDWREEQCRKLFNDIIQAYKNDRKHFLGILVYIKGSVDTSTLSEVLVVDGQQRLTTLYILLKVLLDCAENNKNESVYNEVKEYIYNRRCSEEFKIKLKPIQADNIQLKKLMENKFDEMLSTSNITRNYKFFNEIIKESDDLELRDILDGMKKLEMVEIILDKSSGDDAQIIFESINSTGLELTLADLIRNFLLMDDCNQDRLYQEYWLFIEDKIGHDEVEEFLIQYLNSRSTNKITRKNAYEKFKIYYNNNFDKHEAILEELKKYSKYYAAFIGKKSAYSDEINYLLNSFQVLEQTTIYSFLFRVFEDHENRNLSDYDLIRILTFLRSYSIRRIVCEIPSNSLRGFYNGLYDRIIKNIEGSFYVKLVQLISELNTKDRILDDEEFKSSLIYKDLYKKVACKYLLSEIENHTKEKIDLSNLNIEHILPQKENSIIWKKEIGGNYNEVYEKYLHTLGNLTITGHNSELGTKKFSEKKRIIKDNSKANILNKDIISADCWNEKVILDRANRLSDIIIELFNYEKVDLNYKSEKNDELVKINDNLSLRKTKPYKFVFLGEEISVKTYVELLDKFINLLYEIKPDLLRKLAKQEYMMTNSNSIYIGYEPSKIRKAREISNSGIFYESNLSSEYIMMFVKKLIVISGFDIEDFEFGIKIN, encoded by the coding sequence ATGGATACTAATAAGGTAAAAGTTATTTCAGATTTAATTGAGAAAAATCAACGGATATTCAAGATTCCTGTATATCAGAGAAATTATGATTGGAGAGAAGAGCAATGCCGGAAACTTTTTAATGATATTATTCAAGCTTATAAAAATGATAGAAAGCATTTTTTAGGAATATTGGTATATATTAAAGGGAGTGTGGATACTTCAACTTTATCAGAAGTTTTAGTTGTAGATGGTCAACAACGATTAACAACTTTATATATTTTATTAAAAGTTTTATTAGATTGTGCTGAAAATAATAAGAATGAGAGTGTTTATAATGAAGTAAAAGAATATATCTATAATAGGAGATGTTCAGAAGAATTTAAAATTAAATTAAAACCAATTCAAGCAGATAATATCCAGTTGAAAAAGTTAATGGAAAATAAATTTGATGAAATGTTATCAACTTCTAATATAACAAGAAATTATAAATTTTTTAATGAGATAATAAAAGAATCAGATGACTTAGAGTTAAGAGATATCTTAGATGGAATGAAAAAATTAGAGATGGTTGAAATTATTCTGGATAAGTCTAGTGGAGATGATGCTCAAATAATTTTTGAGAGTATTAATTCTACAGGATTAGAGTTGACATTAGCTGACTTAATTAGGAATTTCTTATTAATGGATGATTGTAATCAAGATCGTTTATATCAAGAGTATTGGTTATTTATAGAAGATAAAATTGGACATGATGAGGTTGAAGAGTTTTTAATCCAATATTTAAATTCTAGAAGTACAAATAAGATAACTAGAAAAAATGCCTATGAAAAATTTAAGATTTATTATAATAATAATTTTGATAAGCATGAAGCTATATTAGAAGAATTAAAGAAATATTCTAAGTATTATGCAGCATTTATTGGTAAAAAATCAGCTTATTCTGATGAGATTAATTATTTATTAAATAGTTTTCAAGTTTTAGAACAAACAACAATTTATTCTTTTTTGTTTAGAGTATTTGAAGACCATGAAAATAGGAATTTATCTGATTATGATTTAATACGAATCCTTACTTTTTTAAGAAGTTATAGTATAAGGCGAATTGTGTGTGAAATTCCATCTAATAGTCTTAGAGGATTTTATAATGGGTTATATGATAGAATTATTAAGAATATTGAAGGATCATTTTATGTAAAGTTAGTACAACTAATTTCAGAATTAAATACAAAAGATAGAATACTTGATGATGAAGAATTTAAAAGCTCTTTAATATATAAAGACTTATATAAAAAGGTAGCTTGTAAGTATCTTCTTTCGGAGATTGAAAACCACACTAAAGAAAAAATCGATCTATCTAATCTAAATATAGAGCATATCTTACCACAAAAAGAGAATTCAATTATATGGAAAAAAGAAATAGGTGGTAATTATAATGAGGTATATGAAAAATATCTTCATACTTTAGGAAATCTTACTATTACTGGGCACAATAGTGAATTAGGGACAAAGAAATTTTCTGAAAAGAAAAGGATAATAAAAGATAATTCTAAAGCAAATATCCTAAATAAGGATATTATTTCCGCTGATTGTTGGAATGAAAAAGTAATATTAGATAGGGCAAATAGATTATCTGATATTATTATTGAGCTATTTAATTATGAAAAAGTAGATCTAAATTATAAATCTGAAAAAAATGATGAGTTAGTCAAGATAAATGATAATTTGTCTTTAAGAAAGACAAAACCATATAAATTTGTTTTCTTAGGAGAAGAAATTTCAGTTAAGACTTATGTGGAGTTGTTAGATAAGTTTATTAATTTATTATATGAAATTAAACCAGATTTATTAAGAAAATTAGCTAAACAAGAATATATGATGACTAATTCGAATAGTATCTATATTGGATATGAACCATCTAAAATTAGAAAAGCGAGAGAAATTAGTAATTCGGGAATTTTCTATGAGTCAAATCTTAGTTCTGAATATATAATGATGTTTGTAAAAAAATTAATAGTAATTAGTGGATTTGATATTGAAGATTTTGAATTTGGGATAAAGATAAATTAG
- the guaA gene encoding glutamine-hydrolyzing GMP synthase, protein MNNIHQHKILILDFGSQYTQLIARRIREIGVYCELWAWDVSEQDIRNFAPTGIILSGGPESTTEQGCPKAPEYVFNAGVPVLGICYGMQTMAMQLGGLVEASTQREFGYAAVEVLANDSLLNGLQDGQSPQGNALLDVWMSHGDKVTRIPPSFTISSATSTCPIASMSDENRRFYGVQFHPEVTHSKQGLALLENFVIGICGCEKRWTAENIIEDAVARIKQQVGDEEVILALSGGVDSSVTALLLQRAIGDNLHCVFVDNGLLRLNEGDQVMEMFGNKFGLNITRVDAEERFLNALAGVQDPEAKRKIIGNVFIDVFDEESHKHQNVKWLAQGTIYPDVIESAASKTGKAHVIKSHHNVGGLPDYMKLGLVEPLKELFKDEVRKIGLALGLPYDMLYRHPFPGPGLGVRVLGEVKKEYCDLLRRADAIFIEELRNSGWYDKVSQAFTVFLPVKSVGVMGDGRKYDWVVSLRAVETIDFMTAHWAHLPYDLLGKVSNRIINEVNGISRVTYDISGKPPATIEWE, encoded by the coding sequence ATGAACAATATTCATCAACATAAAATTTTAATTCTAGATTTTGGATCACAATATACCCAATTAATTGCTCGCCGTATTCGTGAGATTGGCGTTTATTGTGAATTATGGGCGTGGGACGTTTCAGAACAAGATATTCGTAACTTTGCACCAACAGGAATCATTTTATCTGGTGGTCCTGAAAGCACCACAGAACAAGGTTGCCCAAAAGCACCAGAATATGTCTTTAATGCTGGGGTACCAGTGCTTGGAATTTGTTACGGTATGCAAACCATGGCAATGCAGTTAGGTGGCTTGGTTGAAGCATCAACTCAACGTGAGTTTGGCTATGCAGCAGTTGAAGTGCTTGCAAACGACAGCCTACTTAACGGCTTACAAGACGGGCAATCCCCACAAGGCAATGCGTTATTAGATGTTTGGATGAGCCACGGTGATAAAGTAACTCGCATTCCACCAAGTTTTACCATTTCATCAGCAACAAGTACCTGCCCCATCGCCTCAATGAGTGATGAAAACCGCCGTTTCTATGGCGTGCAATTCCACCCAGAAGTTACCCATTCAAAACAAGGTTTAGCACTATTAGAAAATTTTGTTATCGGGATTTGTGGTTGCGAAAAGCGTTGGACGGCAGAAAATATTATTGAAGATGCGGTTGCTCGGATTAAACAGCAAGTCGGCGATGAAGAAGTAATTTTAGCCCTATCTGGTGGGGTGGATTCTTCCGTAACAGCATTGTTATTGCAACGAGCAATCGGTGATAACTTGCATTGTGTTTTCGTTGATAACGGTTTATTACGTTTAAACGAAGGCGATCAAGTGATGGAAATGTTTGGCAATAAGTTTGGTTTAAATATCACCCGAGTAGATGCGGAAGAACGTTTTCTTAATGCGTTGGCAGGTGTACAAGATCCAGAAGCAAAACGCAAAATTATTGGTAACGTCTTTATTGATGTATTTGATGAAGAATCACATAAACACCAAAATGTAAAATGGTTGGCACAAGGTACAATCTACCCAGATGTCATTGAATCTGCAGCTTCAAAAACAGGTAAAGCACACGTTATCAAATCGCATCATAATGTAGGTGGTTTACCCGACTATATGAAATTAGGTTTGGTTGAACCACTAAAAGAATTATTTAAAGATGAAGTCCGTAAAATCGGCTTAGCATTAGGCTTACCATACGATATGCTTTACCGCCACCCATTCCCGGGACCGGGTTTAGGCGTGCGAGTGCTTGGGGAAGTGAAAAAAGAGTATTGCGATCTTCTTCGCCGAGCAGATGCTATCTTTATTGAAGAATTACGCAATTCAGGCTGGTATGACAAAGTCAGTCAAGCATTTACCGTATTTTTACCTGTCAAATCAGTTGGCGTGATGGGCGATGGACGTAAATACGACTGGGTTGTTTCGTTACGAGCCGTTGAAACCATCGACTTTATGACCGCTCACTGGGCACACCTACCATACGATCTGCTAGGTAAAGTCTCAAATCGCATTATCAATGAAGTAAACGGCATCTCCCGTGTAACCTACGACATCTCAGGCAAACCACCTGCTACGATTGAGTGGGAGTAG
- a CDS encoding site-specific DNA-methyltransferase, with translation MANLSKIKRDELLAFINKLKEQNKDDEIIRSLNEIANALNEKKYGLVWEKHTERVDEMLEYNIPVFEEVEERKIKADDSNDYNFLLEGDNLHSLKLLEKTHKGKIDVIYIDPPYNTGNKDFVYNDSYVDKTDGYSHSKWLSFMSERLEIAKSLLSDEGVIFISIDDNEQAQLKLLCDEVFGEENFLNIISVNMKNIAGASGGGEDKKFKKNCEYILIYAKNYDVLPVFNGVFDYEDISDLVQRYRDENISWKYTTALVDPGEKIYIGSTVDGEGNEIKIYKRIDYDIKSISKLIKEDNLSEKDIYSKYSHCIFQTAMPQSSIRPRVIEKVKELGVESELFSIEYVPQSGKNKGKLYEQFYKGKNFRLFAWLKDVSEEIDGKLYKKTLQGTYWNYIAGTKNLTKEGNIEFPNGKKPLDLIKRIVYLYPNKNLTVLDFFAGSGTTGHAVMQLNKEDGGNRKYILCTNNENNICEEVTYRRLKNIQDDLPQNLKYFKTNFIPKIENEEDMITAKLIDHIIPLIELEYMCEIDNKNKLILLDEHNIAEVIQKAKDEATIFISNDVFIDGEYMKAIEAKNISLVTIPDYYFKNELMEVGEL, from the coding sequence GTGGCTAATTTATCAAAGATAAAAAGGGATGAACTTTTAGCTTTTATCAATAAGTTAAAAGAGCAAAATAAGGACGATGAGATCATCCGCTCCTTAAATGAAATTGCTAATGCTTTGAACGAGAAAAAATACGGTCTTGTTTGGGAAAAGCATACTGAAAGGGTTGATGAAATGCTTGAGTATAATATACCTGTATTTGAGGAAGTAGAAGAACGAAAAATAAAGGCTGATGATAGCAACGACTATAATTTCTTACTTGAGGGGGACAACCTACATTCTCTTAAACTGCTGGAGAAAACGCACAAAGGAAAGATTGATGTAATCTATATCGATCCGCCTTATAACACAGGAAACAAGGACTTTGTTTACAATGACAGCTATGTAGATAAAACTGACGGATATTCCCATAGTAAGTGGCTATCCTTTATGAGTGAAAGGCTTGAGATTGCAAAGAGTTTACTAAGTGATGAGGGTGTTATTTTTATTAGTATTGATGACAATGAACAAGCTCAGCTGAAATTGCTTTGTGATGAAGTGTTTGGAGAGGAAAACTTTTTAAATATTATTAGTGTTAATATGAAAAATATTGCTGGTGCATCAGGTGGTGGAGAGGATAAAAAATTCAAAAAGAATTGCGAGTATATTCTTATTTATGCTAAAAATTATGATGTGTTGCCAGTATTTAATGGAGTATTTGATTATGAAGATATTAGTGATTTAGTTCAACGTTATCGAGATGAAAATATCAGTTGGAAATATACGACTGCTCTCGTTGATCCTGGTGAAAAAATATATATTGGCTCTACGGTTGATGGAGAAGGTAATGAAATAAAAATATATAAAAGGATTGATTATGATATAAAGTCAATTAGTAAATTAATTAAAGAAGATAATTTGTCAGAAAAAGATATATATTCAAAGTATTCACATTGTATTTTTCAAACAGCGATGCCACAAAGTTCTATACGACCAAGAGTAATAGAAAAGGTGAAAGAATTGGGAGTAGAAAGCGAGTTATTTTCTATAGAATATGTTCCTCAGTCTGGAAAAAATAAAGGAAAACTTTATGAACAGTTTTATAAAGGAAAGAATTTTAGGTTATTTGCTTGGTTAAAGGATGTAAGTGAAGAGATCGATGGCAAACTTTATAAAAAAACCTTGCAAGGTACATATTGGAATTATATTGCAGGTACAAAAAATCTTACAAAAGAAGGAAATATAGAGTTCCCTAACGGTAAAAAGCCTTTAGATTTAATAAAAAGAATTGTTTATCTATATCCAAATAAGAATTTAACTGTACTAGATTTCTTTGCTGGATCAGGAACAACAGGTCATGCAGTTATGCAATTAAATAAAGAAGACGGTGGTAATCGTAAATATATTCTTTGTACGAATAATGAGAATAATATTTGTGAAGAAGTGACATACAGAAGGCTTAAAAATATTCAAGATGATTTACCACAAAATTTAAAATATTTTAAAACGAACTTTATTCCTAAAATAGAAAATGAAGAAGACATGATAACTGCAAAATTAATAGATCATATTATCCCTTTAATAGAACTGGAATATATGTGTGAAATTGATAACAAGAATAAGCTTATTCTTTTAGATGAACATAACATTGCAGAAGTTATCCAGAAAGCGAAAGACGAAGCTACAATTTTTATTTCGAATGATGTGTTTATTGATGGCGAGTATATGAAAGCTATCGAAGCTAAAAATATTTCTTTGGTAACCATACCAGACTACTATTTTAAAAATGAACTTATGGAGGTTGGTGAACTATGA